Proteins from one Thioflavicoccus mobilis 8321 genomic window:
- the pyrR gene encoding bifunctional pyr operon transcriptional regulator/uracil phosphoribosyltransferase PyrR, translating to MSKPEPWKGSAEVDAIIERMAGELATLLEHRGIANPLMIGIHTGGVWIAERLHTLLALDEELGHLDISFYRDDFTRIGLHPQVRPSHLPVLVDDRHLILVDDVLQTGRTIRAALNVLFDYGRPASVLLATLVERDGRELPIEPNLVGLHARLQSGEQIKLTGPQPLELVVGQLPERRTKTPSN from the coding sequence GTGAGCAAGCCTGAACCCTGGAAAGGGAGCGCCGAGGTCGACGCCATCATCGAACGGATGGCCGGCGAACTCGCCACCCTGCTCGAGCACCGTGGGATCGCGAACCCGCTGATGATCGGCATCCACACCGGTGGGGTCTGGATCGCCGAGCGGCTGCACACCCTGCTCGCCCTCGACGAGGAGCTCGGCCACCTCGATATCTCCTTCTACCGCGACGATTTCACCCGGATCGGCCTGCACCCGCAGGTCCGTCCCTCGCACCTGCCGGTCCTCGTCGACGACCGCCACCTGATCCTGGTCGACGATGTCCTGCAGACCGGGCGTACGATCCGCGCCGCCCTCAACGTGCTGTTCGACTATGGACGGCCGGCCTCGGTCCTGCTCGCCACCCTCGTCGAACGCGACGGTCGCGAGTTGCCGATCGAGCCGAACCTGGTCGGCCTGCACGCCCGCCTACAAAGCGGCGAGCAGATCAAGCTGACCGGCCCACAGCCGTTGGAGCTGGTCGTCGGCCAGCTCCCGGAGCGCCGCACCAAGACCCCAAGCAACTGA
- a CDS encoding aspartate carbamoyltransferase catalytic subunit, which yields MRRDDLQRDADGGLKHFLTIDGLDRPLLTEILDRAEGFLGVSEQAVKKVPLCRGKIIANLFFENSTRTRTTFELAAKRLSADVLNLNIGTSSTSKGETLLDTLRNLEAMHVDMFVVRHNVSGAAHFFAQHAAPHISVINAGDGSHSHPTQAMLDMFTIRRHKGDFGQLTVAIVGDILHSRVARSQIHALRGLGTGEVRVIGPRTLIPAPVEDLDVRIFHDLREGVRDADVVIMLRLQRERMTGALLPSEREYFHLYGLTEAQLETAKPDAIVMHPGPINRGVEMDSQVADGPRSVILEQVSNGIAVRMAIMSMCIGSQNRRSQGEGDG from the coding sequence ATGAGGAGAGACGACCTGCAACGCGATGCCGACGGCGGCCTGAAGCACTTTCTGACGATCGATGGTCTGGACCGCCCGCTGCTGACCGAGATCCTCGATCGTGCCGAGGGCTTCCTCGGGGTCTCCGAGCAGGCGGTCAAGAAGGTGCCTCTGTGCCGCGGCAAGATCATCGCCAACCTGTTCTTCGAAAACAGCACGCGCACGCGCACGACCTTCGAACTCGCCGCCAAGCGCCTCTCGGCCGACGTACTCAACCTCAATATCGGCACCTCCTCGACCTCGAAGGGCGAGACCCTGCTCGATACGCTGCGCAACTTGGAGGCGATGCATGTCGACATGTTCGTCGTGCGCCACAACGTGAGCGGCGCCGCGCACTTCTTCGCCCAGCATGCCGCGCCGCACATCAGCGTCATCAACGCCGGCGACGGGAGCCACTCGCACCCGACCCAGGCCATGCTGGACATGTTCACGATCCGCCGCCACAAGGGCGACTTCGGTCAGCTGACCGTCGCCATCGTCGGAGACATCCTGCATTCGCGCGTGGCCCGCTCGCAGATCCACGCGCTGCGCGGGCTCGGCACCGGCGAGGTGCGGGTGATCGGGCCGCGTACCCTGATCCCGGCGCCGGTCGAGGACCTCGACGTGCGCATCTTCCACGACCTGCGCGAGGGCGTGCGCGACGCCGACGTCGTCATCATGCTGCGCCTGCAACGCGAGCGGATGACCGGCGCCCTGCTGCCGAGCGAGCGTGAATACTTCCACCTCTACGGCCTCACCGAGGCGCAGCTCGAGACCGCCAAGCCGGACGCCATCGTGATGCACCCCGGACCGATCAACCGCGGCGTCGAGATGGACTCCCAGGTCGCCGACGGCCCGCGCTCGGTGATCCTGGAGCAGGTCAGCAACGGCATCGCGGTGCGCATGGCGATCATGTCCATGTGCATCGGCAGCCAGAACCGGCGCAGCCAGGGAGAGGGCGATGGCTGA
- a CDS encoding dihydroorotase, with translation MAERARLSICNGRLIDPANGIDAALDLHIADGRVAAVGAAPDGFSPERVLDASGQIVCPGFVDLCARLREPGSEQKATIASETRAAAASGITVLCCPPDTQPLIDTPAVAQLVRQTAQRHGFARVLPAGALTQGLAGAQICEMEALKRAGCPVMSHADRPITNTLVLRRAMEYAATFDLAVFLHPEDPYLGAGGCVHEGRVSTRLGLPGIPEAAETVAVARDLALAEQAGARVHFRGLSSARAAEMVAEAQRRGIAASADVSAVQLILTEDDIGAFDSDCHLIPPLRTTRDRDALRAAVASGVIGAICSDHQPHDADAKLAPFPATAPGMSALETLLPLALRLVDADVTDLATVIARLTNGPARILGQTRLASLADGERADICIFDPEARWTLEPARMLSLGHNTPFLGQELKGRVSWTLLAGRLVYARTAETR, from the coding sequence ATGGCTGAACGCGCACGCCTGAGCATCTGCAACGGCCGGCTCATCGACCCGGCCAACGGTATCGACGCGGCGCTCGATCTGCACATCGCCGACGGGCGCGTCGCGGCTGTCGGCGCCGCGCCGGACGGGTTCTCGCCCGAGCGTGTCCTCGATGCGAGCGGCCAGATCGTCTGTCCGGGCTTCGTCGACCTCTGCGCGCGCCTACGCGAGCCGGGCTCCGAGCAGAAGGCGACGATCGCGAGCGAGACCCGCGCCGCGGCCGCCTCCGGAATCACGGTGCTGTGCTGTCCACCCGACACCCAGCCCCTCATCGACACCCCCGCCGTCGCCCAGCTGGTACGCCAGACCGCACAGCGCCACGGCTTCGCCCGGGTCCTGCCGGCCGGGGCCCTGACCCAGGGCCTGGCCGGCGCCCAGATCTGCGAGATGGAGGCCCTCAAGCGGGCCGGCTGCCCGGTGATGAGCCACGCCGACCGCCCGATCACCAACACCCTGGTCCTGCGCCGGGCGATGGAGTATGCGGCGACCTTCGACCTCGCCGTCTTCCTCCATCCCGAGGACCCCTATCTGGGCGCCGGCGGCTGCGTGCACGAGGGTCGCGTCAGCACGCGTCTGGGCCTGCCGGGGATTCCGGAGGCCGCCGAGACCGTCGCCGTCGCCCGCGACTTGGCGCTCGCCGAACAGGCTGGCGCCAGGGTCCACTTCCGCGGCCTCTCCTCCGCCCGCGCCGCCGAGATGGTCGCCGAGGCCCAACGGCGCGGCATCGCCGCGAGCGCTGATGTCAGCGCCGTGCAACTGATTCTGACCGAAGACGACATCGGCGCCTTCGACAGCGACTGCCATCTGATCCCGCCGCTGCGCACCACGCGCGATCGCGACGCCCTGCGCGCCGCGGTGGCGAGCGGGGTGATCGGCGCCATCTGCTCCGACCACCAGCCGCACGACGCCGATGCCAAACTCGCGCCCTTCCCCGCGACGGCACCCGGGATGTCGGCGCTGGAGACCCTGCTGCCGCTGGCCCTGCGGCTGGTCGACGCCGACGTGACCGATCTCGCCACCGTCATCGCGCGCCTGACCAACGGCCCGGCCCGGATCCTCGGCCAAACACGCCTGGCCAGCCTCGCCGATGGGGAAAGGGCCGACATCTGCATCTTCGACCCGGAGGCCCGCTGGACCCTGGAGCCGGCACGGATGCTGAGCCTCGGCCACAACACCCCGTTCCTGGGGCAAGAACTCAAGGGCCGCGTGAGCTGGACCCTGCTCGCCGGCCGCCTCGTCTATGCCCGAACCGCCGAAACCAGATGA
- a CDS encoding dihydroorotate dehydrogenase electron transfer subunit: protein MTERPHRDTIALEDARVLSHEAHPGSQQILRLAAPECARDARPGQFVHLRCDPRLALRRPLSIMRADPGTGSIELLYKVVGEGTRRLATRRPGETLSLLGPIGRPFALHRERPRPLLIGGGVGMPPMVFLADALRGEAGWRPFAILGSEVPFPFDPRPAQQPVIGLPAEAGAVMPLLEDWGIPNRLSSGQGFPGCFRGYVSELAEHWLAALDASARAEVEVFACGPHPMLAAVADLARRWGLPCQVSLEEYMACGVGGCAGCVVEVRTAEATAMKRVCVDGPVFEADEVFFQAET from the coding sequence ATGACCGAACGCCCCCATCGCGACACCATTGCCCTCGAAGACGCCCGGGTCCTGTCCCACGAGGCCCATCCGGGTAGTCAGCAGATCCTCCGCCTCGCCGCGCCAGAGTGCGCCCGCGACGCCCGCCCTGGCCAATTCGTCCACCTGCGCTGCGACCCGCGCCTGGCCCTGCGTCGCCCGCTCTCGATCATGCGCGCCGACCCGGGCACCGGCTCGATCGAGCTCCTCTACAAGGTCGTCGGCGAGGGCACGCGCCGGCTCGCGACGCGCCGCCCGGGCGAGACCCTCAGCCTCCTCGGGCCGATCGGCCGGCCGTTCGCCCTGCACCGGGAACGACCGCGGCCGCTCCTGATCGGCGGCGGCGTCGGCATGCCACCGATGGTCTTCCTCGCCGACGCACTGCGCGGCGAGGCCGGCTGGCGGCCGTTCGCGATCCTCGGCTCCGAGGTACCCTTTCCGTTCGACCCGCGCCCCGCGCAGCAGCCGGTCATCGGTCTGCCAGCAGAGGCCGGCGCGGTCATGCCGCTGCTCGAGGACTGGGGCATCCCGAACCGCCTGAGCAGCGGCCAGGGCTTCCCAGGCTGCTTCCGCGGCTATGTCTCCGAACTCGCCGAGCATTGGCTCGCGGCACTCGACGCGTCGGCCCGCGCCGAGGTCGAGGTCTTCGCCTGCGGCCCCCACCCGATGCTCGCCGCGGTCGCCGACCTCGCCCGCCGCTGGGGTCTGCCCTGTCAGGTGTCGCTGGAGGAGTACATGGCCTGCGGCGTCGGCGGCTGCGCCGGCTGCGTCGTCGAGGTGCGCACCGCGGAGGCCACGGCGATGAAGCGGGTCTGCGTCGATGGCCCCGTCTTCGAGGCCGATGAGGTCTTCTTCCAAGCCGAAACCTGA
- a CDS encoding DnaJ domain-containing protein → MLARLIVLLVVLGAVLWAVRWFTRTPPQQVARVLRRGLLWGAIGILVLAAATGRLNPLFALLAAAVPLVLRGLALLRLVPVVQQVLRGLGITGASGTAAGVDAGAGRGDRGSSLRTQFFEMHLDHATGQMDGLVRKGGLRGRRLSALTIEQLIDLLDECRAADAQSATVLESYLDREHGEDWRARAQGRGERAAGPDFGQLSRQEACEILGVKATAGPDEIRTAHRRLMQKYHPDRGGSDYLAAKINAAKRRLLED, encoded by the coding sequence ATGCTCGCGAGGCTGATCGTCCTGCTCGTGGTGCTTGGCGCCGTCCTCTGGGCGGTGCGCTGGTTCACCCGCACGCCGCCGCAGCAGGTCGCCCGCGTCCTGCGCCGCGGCCTCCTGTGGGGTGCCATCGGCATCTTAGTCTTGGCAGCGGCCACCGGCCGGCTGAATCCGCTCTTCGCGTTGCTCGCGGCCGCGGTGCCACTCGTCTTGCGGGGGTTGGCGCTGCTGCGCCTGGTGCCGGTTGTCCAGCAGGTGCTCCGCGGGCTCGGTATCACGGGTGCCTCTGGCACCGCCGCCGGGGTGGATGCTGGAGCGGGTCGCGGCGATCGCGGCTCGTCGCTGCGCACCCAGTTCTTCGAGATGCACCTCGACCATGCGACTGGCCAGATGGACGGGCTGGTGCGCAAGGGTGGGCTGCGCGGTAGGCGGCTCTCGGCGCTGACCATCGAGCAGCTCATCGACCTGCTCGACGAGTGCCGGGCGGCGGACGCCCAGTCGGCGACCGTGCTGGAGAGCTACCTCGACCGCGAGCACGGCGAGGATTGGCGGGCGCGCGCCCAGGGACGCGGGGAGCGGGCGGCGGGCCCCGACTTCGGCCAGCTGAGCCGTCAGGAGGCCTGCGAGATCCTCGGCGTCAAGGCGACGGCCGGCCCGGACGAGATCCGCACCGCCCATCGCCGGCTGATGCAGAAGTACCATCCGGACCGTGGCGGTAGCGACTACCTGGCCGCCAAGATCAATGCCGCCAAGCGTCGGCTGCTCGAAGACTGA
- a CDS encoding alpha/beta hydrolase family protein: MSSTAAQERFDFFNPNGERLAGLLESPESSRATALFAHCFTCSKTIGAATRIARALAARGIAVLRFDFTGLGNSEGDFANTNFSSNVADLIAAADELRRVGRPPDLLIGHSLGGAAVIAAAKSIPECRGVATVAAPSDPGHVGHLFRESMETIVEEGEALVDLDGRRFTITRQFIEDIAEKNLRHDLRELRRALLIFHSPIDEIVPVEHARHIFSAARHPKSFISLDQADHLITKPADSDYVAEVIAAWAGRYISGATE; the protein is encoded by the coding sequence ATGTCGTCAACGGCCGCCCAGGAGCGGTTCGACTTTTTCAATCCCAACGGGGAGCGTCTGGCCGGGCTGCTGGAGTCTCCGGAGTCCTCGCGCGCTACGGCGCTGTTCGCCCATTGCTTTACCTGCTCCAAGACCATCGGTGCCGCGACGCGCATCGCCCGGGCGCTGGCGGCCCGCGGCATCGCCGTGCTGCGTTTCGACTTCACCGGGCTCGGCAACAGCGAGGGGGACTTCGCGAACACGAATTTCTCCTCCAATGTCGCCGACCTGATCGCAGCGGCCGATGAGCTGCGCCGCGTCGGCCGCCCACCGGACCTCCTGATCGGCCACAGCCTCGGCGGGGCGGCGGTCATCGCCGCGGCCAAGTCGATTCCCGAGTGCCGCGGTGTCGCCACGGTCGCCGCGCCAAGCGACCCAGGCCATGTCGGACACTTGTTTCGGGAGAGCATGGAGACCATCGTCGAAGAGGGCGAGGCGCTCGTCGATCTGGACGGGCGTCGCTTCACGATCACGCGCCAGTTCATCGAGGACATCGCCGAGAAGAACCTGCGCCACGACTTGCGGGAGCTGCGCCGGGCGTTGCTGATCTTCCACTCGCCGATCGACGAGATCGTCCCGGTCGAGCACGCCAGGCACATCTTCAGCGCGGCCCGACACCCGAAGAGCTTCATCTCGCTCGATCAAGCCGATCATCTGATCACCAAGCCGGCCGATTCGGACTATGTGGCCGAGGTCATCGCCGCCTGGGCCGGCCGCTACATCTCCGGCGCAACCGAGTAA
- the speA gene encoding biosynthetic arginine decarboxylase, protein MEPTSPDCEQIYSIRRWGEGYFHVNARGHLSVRPDPERPPGQTGEIDLVEATARLRAEGLSLPVLVRFNDILRHRVRRLHAAFDRAREASGYTGRYEPCYPIKVNQQRSVVHQILAEGLTGLEAGSKPELMAVLALSRPGGLVICNGYKDREYIRLALIGQRLGLRVHLVIEKPSEMPLILEEAHRLAIQPRLGVRIRLAAAAAGNWQNSGGEKAKFGLSATQILMAVEQLRADGCLDWLRLLHAHLGSQIPNLQDIRNGVRELARFYAELRRLGAPIETLDVGGGLGVDYEGTRSRAYCSVNYSPDGYAEAIVATLTETCRAADLPHPNLVTESGRALSAHHAVLITDVIDREEAGGRGVAARADEGDPRLGDLAHLLARLDQEPPLEAFERARELLEAVRAGFESGDLDLAARARAEELFFGLCRALQARLRPNSRRQRELWDRINALLADRLFCNFSLFQSLPDVWAIDQVFPIVPLQRLDETPSARAVINDLTCDSDGCIAQYVDQDGVEASLPVHAPSAGEGDYLLGFFLVGAYQEILGDIHNLFGDTDAVNLELDSNDPAGYRLLEPERGDSVDELLSYVHFEPRALLAHYRRKLDAAGLDRATRERYFTELKAGLFGYSYLED, encoded by the coding sequence GTGGAGCCGACATCACCCGATTGCGAACAGATCTATTCGATACGACGCTGGGGGGAGGGCTATTTCCACGTCAACGCGCGCGGCCACCTCAGCGTCCGCCCCGACCCGGAGCGGCCCCCGGGGCAAACCGGGGAGATCGATCTCGTCGAGGCGACGGCGCGGCTGCGCGCCGAAGGCCTGTCGCTGCCGGTGCTGGTGCGCTTCAACGACATCTTGCGCCACCGCGTGCGCCGCCTGCACGCGGCCTTCGACCGGGCCCGCGAGGCGAGCGGCTACACGGGGCGCTACGAACCCTGCTACCCGATCAAGGTCAACCAGCAGCGCAGCGTCGTCCATCAGATCCTCGCCGAGGGACTGACGGGGCTGGAGGCCGGCAGCAAGCCGGAGCTGATGGCCGTCCTCGCCCTGTCGCGCCCGGGCGGCCTGGTCATCTGCAACGGCTACAAGGACCGTGAATACATCCGCCTGGCGCTGATCGGCCAGCGCCTCGGGCTGCGCGTGCACCTGGTCATCGAGAAGCCCTCCGAGATGCCGCTGATCCTCGAAGAGGCCCATCGCCTGGCGATCCAACCCCGGCTCGGGGTACGCATCCGCCTCGCCGCCGCGGCCGCCGGCAACTGGCAGAACAGCGGCGGCGAGAAGGCCAAGTTCGGGCTCTCGGCGACCCAGATCCTGATGGCGGTCGAACAGCTGCGCGCCGACGGCTGCCTCGACTGGCTGCGGCTGCTGCACGCCCATCTCGGCTCCCAGATCCCGAACCTGCAGGACATCCGCAACGGCGTGCGCGAGTTGGCGCGCTTCTACGCGGAGCTGCGCCGACTCGGCGCGCCGATCGAGACGCTCGACGTCGGCGGCGGCCTCGGCGTCGACTACGAGGGCACCCGCTCGCGCGCCTATTGCTCGGTCAACTACTCGCCCGACGGCTATGCCGAGGCGATCGTCGCGACGCTCACCGAGACCTGTCGCGCCGCCGACCTGCCGCACCCGAATCTAGTCACCGAGTCCGGCCGCGCCCTGAGCGCCCACCACGCGGTGCTGATCACGGACGTCATCGACCGCGAGGAGGCTGGCGGACGCGGCGTCGCGGCGCGCGCCGACGAGGGCGACCCGCGCCTCGGCGACCTCGCCCACCTCCTCGCCCGGCTCGATCAGGAACCGCCGCTCGAGGCCTTCGAACGTGCCCGCGAGCTACTCGAGGCCGTGCGCGCCGGCTTCGAGTCCGGCGACCTCGATCTCGCCGCGCGGGCCCGCGCCGAAGAGCTCTTCTTCGGTCTATGCCGGGCCCTCCAGGCGCGGCTGCGCCCGAACAGCCGCCGGCAGCGCGAGCTGTGGGACCGCATCAACGCCCTGCTCGCCGACCGGCTGTTCTGCAACTTCTCGTTGTTCCAGTCGCTCCCCGACGTCTGGGCCATCGACCAGGTCTTTCCGATCGTCCCGCTGCAACGCCTCGACGAAACACCCAGCGCCCGCGCCGTCATCAACGACCTCACCTGCGACTCCGACGGCTGCATCGCCCAGTACGTCGACCAGGACGGCGTCGAGGCGAGCCTGCCGGTTCACGCCCCGAGCGCCGGCGAAGGTGATTACCTGCTCGGCTTCTTCCTCGTCGGCGCCTACCAGGAGATCCTCGGCGACATCCACAATCTCTTCGGCGACACGGACGCGGTCAACCTGGAACTCGACTCGAACGACCCGGCCGGCTACCGGCTGCTCGAGCCCGAGCGCGGCGACTCCGTGGACGAGCTGCTGAGCTATGTCCACTTCGAGCCGCGCGCCCTGCTCGCCCATTACCGCCGCAAGCTCGACGCCGCCGGCCTCGACCGCGCGACCCGCGAGCGGTATTTCACCGAACTCAAGGCCGGCCTGTTCGGCTATTCCTACCTGGAAGACTGA
- the hypA gene encoding hydrogenase maturation nickel metallochaperone HypA, with protein sequence MHELSICLSLIEQVQQIAKDHGATRVDRILLQIGPLSGVEPALLESAYPMAATGTLSAQAELVIETMPVRVRCNDCGQETEVKPNRLLCGACGGYHTKLLSGTEMLLANLELTLPGD encoded by the coding sequence ATGCACGAGCTCTCCATCTGTCTATCGCTCATCGAGCAGGTCCAGCAGATCGCCAAGGATCATGGCGCGACGCGCGTCGATCGAATCCTGCTGCAGATCGGCCCCCTCTCCGGGGTCGAGCCGGCGCTGCTGGAGAGCGCCTACCCGATGGCCGCCACCGGCACCCTCTCCGCGCAGGCGGAGCTGGTGATCGAGACGATGCCGGTGCGGGTGCGCTGCAACGACTGCGGTCAGGAAACCGAGGTCAAACCCAACCGGCTCCTCTGCGGCGCCTGCGGCGGCTATCATACGAAGCTGTTGAGCGGCACCGAGATGCTGCTCGCCAACCTGGAGCTGACGCTGCCCGGCGACTGA
- the hypB gene encoding hydrogenase nickel incorporation protein HypB, with amino-acid sequence MCDTCGCNITPGNEHLVRADGTHAHTEDGRAAVTVLASLLSENDHQAAHNREHLDRHGVLAINLMSSPGAGKTSLLEATIETLGGEFGIAVIEGDLETENDAERIRAKGVPAIQIATGSACHLDAHMVHEALHRLALDGIDLLFIENVGNLVCPASFDLGHHRNVTLLSVPEGDDKPAKYPVMFRAADLVLCTKGDLLAVLPEFAPERAEEHLRRLASPAPFTTVSTRDTATLAPWLGWLREELAAQRARTAEGQTVRPAIQADNTRAAGIVQRADHDHTGNDHHHHAKHHHHD; translated from the coding sequence ATGTGCGACACCTGCGGCTGCAACATCACCCCCGGCAACGAGCACCTGGTGCGCGCCGACGGCACGCACGCCCACACCGAGGACGGACGGGCGGCGGTGACCGTGCTCGCAAGCCTCCTGAGCGAGAACGACCACCAGGCGGCCCATAACCGCGAGCACCTCGATCGCCACGGCGTGCTCGCGATCAATCTGATGTCCTCGCCCGGGGCCGGCAAGACGAGCCTGCTGGAGGCGACGATCGAGACCCTCGGCGGCGAATTCGGCATCGCCGTCATCGAGGGCGACCTGGAGACCGAGAACGACGCCGAGCGCATCCGCGCCAAGGGCGTCCCGGCGATCCAGATCGCCACCGGCAGCGCCTGTCATCTCGATGCCCACATGGTCCACGAGGCGCTGCACCGGCTGGCCCTCGACGGCATCGACCTGCTGTTCATCGAGAACGTCGGCAACCTAGTCTGCCCGGCCAGCTTCGACCTCGGCCACCACCGCAATGTCACGCTGCTCTCGGTGCCCGAGGGCGACGACAAGCCGGCCAAGTACCCGGTCATGTTCCGCGCCGCCGACCTGGTGCTCTGCACCAAGGGCGATCTGCTCGCGGTCCTGCCGGAGTTCGCGCCGGAGCGCGCCGAGGAGCATCTGCGACGGCTCGCGAGCCCCGCCCCGTTCACGACGGTCAGCACCCGCGACACCGCGACCCTCGCCCCCTGGCTCGGCTGGCTGCGCGAGGAGCTCGCCGCCCAACGCGCCCGCACCGCCGAGGGCCAGACGGTGCGACCGGCGATCCAGGCAGACAACACACGGGCGGCCGGGATCGTACAACGCGCGGACCACGACCACACGGGGAACGATCATCACCACCACGCCAAGCACCATCACCACGACTAA
- a CDS encoding HdeD family acid-resistance protein, with protein MPENSIRTTVPHPLFGDPRRNWGWLLGLGVLSTILGVIGLGMLFTLSIASAFVFGVLLAAAGLMQFVDAFKCKGWKGTLSHLLIAVLYFVVGLVMLIDPLQAAVALTLVLGSALIVIGALRITSGFQHRSEPGWKWAIGAGVLSLLLGIVVLAQWPVSGIWVLGLIVAVELMANGWAYIFFGLAARKAAKREDEESVAA; from the coding sequence ATGCCTGAAAATTCCATCCGCACGACCGTCCCCCATCCGCTGTTCGGCGACCCTCGCAGGAACTGGGGCTGGCTGCTCGGCCTCGGTGTGCTGTCGACGATCCTGGGCGTCATCGGCTTGGGCATGCTCTTCACGCTGAGCATCGCCAGCGCCTTCGTCTTCGGCGTCCTGCTGGCGGCGGCCGGCCTCATGCAGTTCGTCGACGCCTTCAAGTGCAAGGGGTGGAAGGGCACCCTCTCGCACCTGCTGATTGCGGTGCTCTATTTCGTCGTCGGCCTCGTCATGCTCATCGATCCGCTCCAGGCGGCGGTAGCGCTCACGCTGGTGCTCGGTAGCGCCCTCATCGTCATCGGTGCGCTGCGCATCACGTCCGGATTCCAGCACCGCAGCGAGCCGGGCTGGAAGTGGGCCATCGGCGCGGGCGTCCTGTCGCTGCTGCTCGGCATCGTCGTCCTTGCCCAGTGGCCGGTCTCTGGCATCTGGGTGCTGGGCCTGATCGTTGCCGTCGAGCTGATGGCCAACGGCTGGGCGTACATCTTCTTCGGCCTGGCGGCGCGCAAGGCGGCCAAGCGCGAGGACGAGGAGTCGGTCGCCGCCTGA
- a CDS encoding BolA family protein, whose amino-acid sequence MQTQAVARLIRDGLPGAEVQVTGDGSQFEATVVSAAFEGLTPVRRERLVLATVEPSIASGELHAISVRAYTPAQWSQRDG is encoded by the coding sequence ATGCAGACACAAGCGGTCGCCCGGCTCATCCGCGACGGCCTGCCGGGGGCCGAGGTCCAGGTCACCGGTGACGGCAGCCAGTTCGAGGCGACGGTCGTCAGCGCTGCCTTCGAGGGGTTGACGCCGGTCAGGCGCGAGCGGCTGGTCCTCGCGACGGTCGAGCCCAGTATCGCGAGCGGCGAGCTGCACGCGATCTCGGTGCGGGCCTATACCCCGGCGCAGTGGTCGCAGCGCGACGGCTGA
- a CDS encoding integron integrase produces the protein MAMVSTEREDAYIPIDTNRIVGRSKLLGDLRDLIRRKHYSIRTEQAYLQWAKRFILFHGKRHPSAMGEAELVAFLNHLAVQRNVAASTQNQALNALVFLYKQLLGREDLALDNIQPAKRPERLPTVFDRGEVERHFAQMDGTPKLVAALLYGAGLRLLEGLRLRIQDIEFARSQIMVRNGKGAKDRVTLLPPGLAQPLREQMAVARQRHQEDLAAGLGEVYLPHALERKYPNAARQWAWQYVFPANSTAINPRSGKTPRHHLGESAIRRAVKQAVLAAGIDKHGRCHTLRHSFATHLLEDGYDIRTVQELLGHKDVRTTMIRSHVMNKGPMGVKSPLTRLGGF, from the coding sequence ATGGCGATGGTGAGCACTGAGAGAGAAGATGCGTACATCCCAATCGATACCAACAGGATCGTCGGCCGCTCCAAGCTGCTCGGCGATCTGCGCGATCTCATTCGCCGCAAGCACTACAGCATCCGCACCGAGCAGGCCTACCTACAGTGGGCCAAACGGTTCATCCTGTTCCACGGCAAGCGCCATCCCAGCGCGATGGGCGAGGCCGAGCTCGTCGCCTTCCTGAACCATCTGGCCGTTCAGCGCAACGTCGCCGCATCGACGCAGAACCAGGCCCTCAATGCGCTGGTCTTCCTCTACAAGCAACTGCTCGGGCGCGAGGACCTTGCGCTCGACAACATACAACCGGCCAAACGGCCCGAGCGGCTCCCGACCGTCTTCGACCGCGGCGAGGTCGAGCGCCACTTCGCCCAGATGGATGGCACACCAAAGCTCGTCGCCGCCCTCCTCTACGGGGCCGGCCTGCGCCTGCTGGAGGGCCTGCGGCTGCGCATTCAGGACATCGAATTCGCGCGCAGCCAGATCATGGTCCGCAACGGCAAAGGCGCGAAAGACCGCGTCACCCTCTTGCCGCCAGGTCTGGCGCAGCCGCTACGCGAGCAGATGGCGGTGGCCAGGCAGCGGCATCAAGAAGACCTGGCCGCCGGCCTCGGCGAGGTCTACCTACCTCACGCCTTGGAGCGCAAGTATCCCAATGCGGCGCGCCAATGGGCCTGGCAGTACGTCTTTCCGGCAAACTCCACCGCCATCAACCCGCGCTCCGGCAAGACCCCGCGGCACCACCTGGGCGAGAGCGCAATCCGGCGCGCGGTAAAGCAGGCCGTCCTTGCGGCTGGCATCGACAAACACGGGCGCTGCCATACTCTCAGGCACAGCTTCGCAACCCACCTGCTCGAAGACGGTTACGACATCCGCACCGTCCAGGAGCTGCTCGGTCACAAGGATGTCCGAACGACCATGATCCGCAGTCACGTGATGAACAAGGGGCCTATGGGCGTCAAGAGCCCGCTGACGCGCCTGGGCGGGTTTTGA